A single window of Rhodamnia argentea isolate NSW1041297 chromosome 5, ASM2092103v1, whole genome shotgun sequence DNA harbors:
- the LOC115757438 gene encoding LOB domain-containing protein 37-like has translation MVISLSLSLSLSQSHIYPSSSSSPDLPSGNSSNSHLWMSCNGCRVLRKGCSDGCMLRQCLHLIDSPQAQAHATLFVAKFFGRAALMSFVSAVPAAHRPALFQSLLFEAVGRTINPVGGAVGLIRTGNWRLCQSAVDTVLRGGALHALPEPVDLPSFDLDRSSASGVDHVRPPSPPSPPTRDEPTKKTEENRLDLSLMSPASRLQRPTTPSEEESETTTTWRSGSSESGCPRREAKLLTLFV, from the exons atggttatctctctctctctctctctctctctctctcagagtcaTATatacccttcttcttcttcttcacccgACCTTCCCTCTGGAAATTCCTCCAATAGCCATCTCTGGATGAGTTGCAATGGATGCCGAGTCCTCCGCAAGGGCTGCAGCGACGGCTGCATGCTCCGGCAGTGCCTGCACCTCATCGACTCCCCGCAGGCCCAGGCCCACGCCACCCTCTTCGTCGCCAAGTTCTTCGGCCGCGCCGCCCTCATGTCCTTCGTCTCCGCCGTCCCCGCCGCCCACCGCCCCG CTTTGTTTCAGTCTCTGCTGTTCGAAGCCGTGGGAAGGACGATAAACCCCGTGGGAGGGGCGGTGGGGCTGATCAGGACCGGCAACTGGCGGCTCTGCCAGTCGGCGGTCGACACGGTGCTCCGCGGCGGCGCGCTGCATGCGCTCCCCGAGCCAGTGGACCTCCCGTCGTTCGATCTCGACCGGAGCTCGGCGTCGGGAGTGGACCACGTCAGGCCTCCGAGCCCACCATCGCCTCCGACGCGAGACGAGCCGACGAAGAAGACCGAAGAGAATCGTCTCGATCTGTCCTTGATGTCTCCCGCCTCGCGGCTGCAGCGGCCGACGACCCCGTCGGAGGAGGAGTCAGAGACGACGACGACGTGGCGGAGTGGGTCGTCGGAGAGCGGGTGTCCGAGACGAGAGGCGAAGCTCTTGACACTGTTCGTGTGA
- the LOC115757436 gene encoding protein SNOWY COTYLEDON 3-like isoform X3, with translation MAVVAAISDPPNPSNLSDNPPLPSSSSSSSSTRAPAKPSLSRGDRDSGNGSLNSRRPKSRQVSSRYLSPSPSASTAATAAGSTPAAASSSRRFASPVLSRSSNSTPSASPLPKRSQSVDRRRPTTPTPRPIPRPSSPARQGNAGEVSAAAKILISSKRSLSVSFQGEAFSVPVNKAKEVSARKATPERRRATSVRDSDGDQVENSRPGDQHRWPARIRQGNLVSSANSLTRSLDCSSGAEVRKKLSGFGSGDVLKAMQQSMIVESRRTSFDGRLSLDMGNADRMFPRTSDGNSAGHRSAFHCDGTSDTDSVSSGDASGLHECGVGGIAKLKNVPSGIVVSARFWQETNSRLRRLQDPGSPLSSSGSRIASSDKFVQSKRFSADSSISTSRTMASPIRGATRPASPSKVWTSSSPSPSKGMSSPSRVRPVSGSLTSSSNFSSSILSFSVDVRKGKMGEDRVVDAHMLRLLYNRYLQWRLVNARVDANSVVQRRNAEKIIWNSWVTISELQHSVTLKRMKLLLLRQKLKLTSILKGQISYLEEWSLLDRDHASSLLGATEALRASTLRLPVIGKAIADVQKLKDAMGSAVDVMQAMASSICSLSLKVEEMNFLLAELVNVTAKEQLSMVQCKDYLSKLTAMQVKDCSLRTHILQKNHLLTP, from the exons ATGGCGGTGGTGGCTGCCATTTCTGACCCACCAAACCCCAGCAACCTTTCTGATAACCCACCAttgccatcatcatcatcttcgtccTCTTCGACTCGGGCACCCGCAAAACCCTCTCTTTCGCGTGGCGACAGGGACAGCGGCAATGGCAGCCTCAATTCCCGAAGACCTAAATCCAGGCAGGTCTCTTCCAGATACCTCTCTCCTTCCCCTTCAGCTTCCACCGCAGCGACAGCAGCAGGCTCGACGCCGGCGGCTGCCTCCAGTTCTCGCCGATTCGCGTCTCCGGTTCTCTCTCGGTCCTCGAATTCGACGCCCTCGGCTTCCCCGCTTCCGAAACGGTCTCAGTCGGTGGACCGGAGGCGGCCGACGACGCCGACCCCCAGGCCAATCCCAAGGCCGAGTTCGCCAGCCCGTCAGGGCAATGCGGGCGAAGTTTCTGCAGCAGCGAAGATCCTGATTTCGTCGAAGAGGAGTTTGTCTGTGTCGTTTCAAGGCGAAGCCTTTTCAGTACCAGTGAATAAGGCCAAGGAAGTCTCGGCGAGGAAAGCGACCCCAGAGAGGAGGAGAGCAACTTCGGTGAGAGATTCAGATGGAGATCAAGTGGAGAATTCGAGGCCAGGGGATCAGcaccggtggccggcgaggatCCGGCAAGGGAATTTGGTTTCGAGTGCAAATTCCTTGACTCGGAGCTTGGATTGTTCGAGTGGGGCTGAGGTTAGGAAGAAGTTGAGTGGGTTTGGATCTGGGGATGTGCTCAAAGCAATGCAGCAATCAATGATTGTAGAGAGTAGACGGACGTCGTTTGATGGGAGATTAAGCTTGGATATGGGCAATGCTGATAGGATGTTTCCTAGAACGTCAGATGGGAATTCAGCGGGCCATCGATCGGCTTTTCATTGTGACGGTACTTCTGATACTGACAGTGTATCCTCTGGTGATGCTTCTGGTCTGCATGAGTGTGGCGTTGGTGGTATTGCCAAGCTGAAGAATGTCCCCAGCGGGATAGTTGTGTCGGCGAGGTTTTGGCAGGAAACTAACAGCAGGCTGAGGCGGTTGCAAGATCCTGGCTCGCCATTATCGAGTTCTGGGTCGAGAATAGCATCCTCTGACAAGTTTGTGCAGTCAAAGCGATTTAGTGCTGATAGCTCGATTTCAACATCAAGAACAATGGCCTCTCCCATTAGAGGGGCTACAAGGCCTGCCTCACCGAGTAAAGTATGGACTTCTTCTTCGCCATCCCCATCGAAAGGGATGTCCAGTCCTTCTCGGGTTAGACCGGTTTCTGGCAGCTTGACTAGTAGTTCTAATTTTAGTTCTTCAATTCTGAGTTTCTCTGTGGACGTTCGGAAAGGGAAGATGGGGGAGGATCGTGTTGTTGATGCACATATGCTTAGGCTTCTGTATAACCGTTACTTGCAGTGGCGACTTGTGAATGCAAGGGTTGATGCTAACTCTGTTGTACAGAGAAGAAATGCTGAG AAAATTATATGGAATTCATGGGTAACCATCTCGGAACTACAACATTCTGTCACACTTAAAAGGATGAAGTTATTGCTGCTCAGGCAAAAGTTGAAGCTAACATCTATCTTGAAGGGACAA ATTTCCTATCTTGAAGAGTGGTCTCTCCTGGATAGAGATCATGCCAGTTCTTTGCTAGGGGCAACTGAAGCTCTGAGGGCAAGCACTCTTCGTCTTCCAGTCATTGGGAAAGCAATT GCCGACGTGCAGAAGCTGAAAGATGCAATGGGTTCAGCAGTTGATGTGATGCAGGCAATGGCATCCTCAATATGCTCACTTTCATTGAAG GTGGAGGAAATGAACTTCTTGTTGGCTGAACTTGTAAATGTCACAGCAAAGGAGCAGCTTTCCATGGTACAATGCAAGGACTATTTGTCCAAATTGACCGCTATGCAG GTGAAGGACTGTAGCTTGAGAACACATATATTACAAAAGAATCACCTACTGACGCCCTGA
- the LOC115757436 gene encoding protein SNOWY COTYLEDON 3-like isoform X2: MAVVAAISDPPNPSNLSDNPPLPSSSSSSSSTRAPAKPSLSRGDRDSGNGSLNSRRPKSRQVSSRYLSPSPSASTAATAAGSTPAAASSSRRFASPVLSRSSNSTPSASPLPKRSQSVDRRRPTTPTPRPIPRPSSPARQGNAGEVSAAAKILISSKRSLSVSFQGEAFSVPVNKAKEVSARKATPERRRATSVRDSDGDQVENSRPGDQHRWPARIRQGNLVSSANSLTRSLDCSSGAEVRKKLSGFGSGDVLKAMQQSMIVESRRTSFDGRLSLDMGNADRMFPRTSDGNSAGHRSAFHCDGTSDTDSVSSGDASGLHECGVGGIAKLKNVPSGIVVSARFWQETNSRLRRLQDPGSPLSSSGSRIASSDKFVQSKRFSADSSISTSRTMASPIRGATRPASPSKVWTSSSPSPSKGMSSPSRVRPVSGSLTSSSNFSSSILSFSVDVRKGKMGEDRVVDAHMLRLLYNRYLQWRLVNARVDANSVVQRRNAEKIIWNSWVTISELQHSVTLKRMKLLLLRQKLKLTSILKGQISYLEEWSLLDRDHASSLLGATEALRASTLRLPVIGKAIQADVQKLKDAMGSAVDVMQAMASSICSLSLKVEEMNFLLAELVNVTAKEQLSMVQCKDYLSKLTAMQVKDCSLRTHILQKNHLLTP; this comes from the exons ATGGCGGTGGTGGCTGCCATTTCTGACCCACCAAACCCCAGCAACCTTTCTGATAACCCACCAttgccatcatcatcatcttcgtccTCTTCGACTCGGGCACCCGCAAAACCCTCTCTTTCGCGTGGCGACAGGGACAGCGGCAATGGCAGCCTCAATTCCCGAAGACCTAAATCCAGGCAGGTCTCTTCCAGATACCTCTCTCCTTCCCCTTCAGCTTCCACCGCAGCGACAGCAGCAGGCTCGACGCCGGCGGCTGCCTCCAGTTCTCGCCGATTCGCGTCTCCGGTTCTCTCTCGGTCCTCGAATTCGACGCCCTCGGCTTCCCCGCTTCCGAAACGGTCTCAGTCGGTGGACCGGAGGCGGCCGACGACGCCGACCCCCAGGCCAATCCCAAGGCCGAGTTCGCCAGCCCGTCAGGGCAATGCGGGCGAAGTTTCTGCAGCAGCGAAGATCCTGATTTCGTCGAAGAGGAGTTTGTCTGTGTCGTTTCAAGGCGAAGCCTTTTCAGTACCAGTGAATAAGGCCAAGGAAGTCTCGGCGAGGAAAGCGACCCCAGAGAGGAGGAGAGCAACTTCGGTGAGAGATTCAGATGGAGATCAAGTGGAGAATTCGAGGCCAGGGGATCAGcaccggtggccggcgaggatCCGGCAAGGGAATTTGGTTTCGAGTGCAAATTCCTTGACTCGGAGCTTGGATTGTTCGAGTGGGGCTGAGGTTAGGAAGAAGTTGAGTGGGTTTGGATCTGGGGATGTGCTCAAAGCAATGCAGCAATCAATGATTGTAGAGAGTAGACGGACGTCGTTTGATGGGAGATTAAGCTTGGATATGGGCAATGCTGATAGGATGTTTCCTAGAACGTCAGATGGGAATTCAGCGGGCCATCGATCGGCTTTTCATTGTGACGGTACTTCTGATACTGACAGTGTATCCTCTGGTGATGCTTCTGGTCTGCATGAGTGTGGCGTTGGTGGTATTGCCAAGCTGAAGAATGTCCCCAGCGGGATAGTTGTGTCGGCGAGGTTTTGGCAGGAAACTAACAGCAGGCTGAGGCGGTTGCAAGATCCTGGCTCGCCATTATCGAGTTCTGGGTCGAGAATAGCATCCTCTGACAAGTTTGTGCAGTCAAAGCGATTTAGTGCTGATAGCTCGATTTCAACATCAAGAACAATGGCCTCTCCCATTAGAGGGGCTACAAGGCCTGCCTCACCGAGTAAAGTATGGACTTCTTCTTCGCCATCCCCATCGAAAGGGATGTCCAGTCCTTCTCGGGTTAGACCGGTTTCTGGCAGCTTGACTAGTAGTTCTAATTTTAGTTCTTCAATTCTGAGTTTCTCTGTGGACGTTCGGAAAGGGAAGATGGGGGAGGATCGTGTTGTTGATGCACATATGCTTAGGCTTCTGTATAACCGTTACTTGCAGTGGCGACTTGTGAATGCAAGGGTTGATGCTAACTCTGTTGTACAGAGAAGAAATGCTGAG AAAATTATATGGAATTCATGGGTAACCATCTCGGAACTACAACATTCTGTCACACTTAAAAGGATGAAGTTATTGCTGCTCAGGCAAAAGTTGAAGCTAACATCTATCTTGAAGGGACAA ATTTCCTATCTTGAAGAGTGGTCTCTCCTGGATAGAGATCATGCCAGTTCTTTGCTAGGGGCAACTGAAGCTCTGAGGGCAAGCACTCTTCGTCTTCCAGTCATTGGGAAAGCAATT CAGGCCGACGTGCAGAAGCTGAAAGATGCAATGGGTTCAGCAGTTGATGTGATGCAGGCAATGGCATCCTCAATATGCTCACTTTCATTGAAG GTGGAGGAAATGAACTTCTTGTTGGCTGAACTTGTAAATGTCACAGCAAAGGAGCAGCTTTCCATGGTACAATGCAAGGACTATTTGTCCAAATTGACCGCTATGCAG GTGAAGGACTGTAGCTTGAGAACACATATATTACAAAAGAATCACCTACTGACGCCCTGA
- the LOC115757434 gene encoding BTB/POZ domain-containing protein NPY2 — MKFMKLGSKPDSFQNEGDNVRYVSSELVTDITVSVGSVKFYLHKFPLLSKSALLQKLVAATNNDDRDEVNISDIPGGPASFEICAKFCYGMTVTLNAYNVVAARCAAEYLEMYETVEKGNLIYKIEVFLSSSIFRSWKDSIIVLQTTKSLLPHSEELKLVNQSIESIAVKACVDISKVDWSYSYNRKKLAEENGMDSNGVRTRVVPKDWWVEDLCELEIELYSRVMMNIKMKEILPGETIGEALKAYAYRRLPGFSKGMSKCGDAPKYRLVVDTIVRLLPGESCSVSCSFLLKLLKAAICVDSGEMAKRDLTRKIGQQLEEANVNDLLIRAPEGESMMYDVGTVIAVVEEFLSRENLEIESLEEEHELRGMRRPGILSDASKLMVAKLIDAYLAEISKDRNLPLSKFVELTEMLSSVPRPSHDGLYRAIDMYLKEHPAITKNERKRICKLMDCKKLSVDACMHAVQNERLPLRVVVQVLFFEQVRVAASSGSSTPDLPKSLRELNNGSHGSSRSATANTEDDWDAVATAEELKALKTELASLRLSIGARGGPERIGEGKPSVDKAAITKMKGLLRSKKVFMKMFSSKSQSENNSGSDSSESLGSGNGNVDEAKSTPSRNRRRSVS; from the exons TTTCCTCTTCTGTCAAAGAGCGCACTTCTGCAGAAACTGGTCGCGGCTACCAATAATGATGACAGGGATGAAGTCAACATCTCGGACATTCCTGGTGGGCCTGCCTCATTTGAGATCTGCGCCAAGTTCTGTTATGGCATGACTGTCACCCTAAATGCTTACAATGTCGTCGCTGCCAGGTGCGCAGCCGAGTACTTAGAAATGTACGAGACAGTTGAAAAGGGGAATCTTATATACAAGATTGAAGTCTTTCTTAGCTCTAGCATTTTCCGTAGTTGGAAGGATTCGATCATCGTTCTTCAGACCACAAAATCCTTATTACCACATTCTGAGGAGTTGAAGTTGGTGAATCAAAGTATCGAGTCGATTGCTGTGAAGGCCTGTGTTGATATCTCCAAGGTTGATTGGTCCTATTCCTACAATCGGAAGAAGCTGGCGGAGGAAAATGGGATGGACTCAAATGGTGTCCGGACTCGTGTGGTTCCAAAGGACTGGTGGGTCGAGGATCTTTGTGAGCTCGAGATCGAGTTATACAGTCGTGTTATGATGAATATCAAAATGAAAGAGATACTTCCTGGAGAAACCATTGGTGAAGCACTGAAAGCTTATGCTTACAGAAGATTGCCTGGGTTCAGCAAAGGGATGAGCAAGTGCGGAGATGCACCGAAGTATAGGTTGGTGGTTGACACAATCGTGCGGTTGTTGCCCGGAGAGAGCTGCAGTGTCTCCTGTAGTTTCTTGCTCAAGTTGTTGAAGGCGGCCATTTGTGTCGATTCAGGGGAGATGGCAAAAAGGGACCTGACTAGGAAGATAGGACAGCAACTAGAGGAGGCTAATGTGAACGATCTCCTCATACGAGCGCCAGAAGGAGAAAGTATGATGTACGATGTTGGCACCGTGATCGCTGTAGTTGAGGAATTCTTGTCACGGGAGAACCTGGAGATCGAGTCCCTTGAAGAAGAGCATGAGCTGCGAGGCATGAGGAGGCCGGGGATCTTGTCCGATGCTTCCAAGCTGATGGTGGCAAAACTAATTGATGCATACCTTGCTGAAATATCGAAAGATCGTAATTTGCCTTTGTCGAAGTTTGTTGAACTCACTGAGATGCTGTCAAGTGTTCCTCGGCCTTCCCATGATGGACTTTACCGAGCAATCGACATGTATCTCAAG GAGCATCCGGCGATTACCAAGAATGAGAGGAAGAGGATTTGCAAGCTGATGGACTGCAAGAAGCTCTCAGTCGACGCGTGCATGCACGCTGTGCAAAATGAGAGGCTCCCTTTGCGCGTCGTCGTGCAAGTGCTCTTCTTCGAGCAGGTCAGGGTGGCCGCGTCGTCTGGGAGCAGCACCCCTGACCTCCCCAAAAGCCTTCGGGAGCTGAACAACGGGTCCCACGGGAGCTCGAGGTCCGCCACGGCCAACACTGAGGACGACTGGGACGCCGTGGCCACGGCAGAGGAGCTCAAGGCCCTCAAGACCGAGCTGGCCTCGCTGCGGCTGAGCATCGGGGCCCGAGGAGGGCCCGAGAGGATCGGGGAGGGGAAGCCCAGCGTGGACAAGGCTGCAATAACCAAGATGAAAGGGCTGCTCCGGTCGAAGAAAGTGTTCATGAAGATGTTCTCGAGCAAAAGCCAGAGCGAAAACAACAGCGGCTCGGATTCGTCGGAGAGCCTCGGCTCTGGCAACGGTAATGTGGATGAGGCAAAGTCGACGCCTTCCCGGAACAGGAGGCGCTCGGTATCATAG
- the LOC115757436 gene encoding protein SNOWY COTYLEDON 3-like isoform X1, with the protein MAVVAAISDPPNPSNLSDNPPLPSSSSSSSSTRAPAKPSLSRGDRDSGNGSLNSRRPKSRQVSSRYLSPSPSASTAATAAGSTPAAASSSRRFASPVLSRSSNSTPSASPLPKRSQSVDRRRPTTPTPRPIPRPSSPARQGNAGEVSAAAKILISSKRSLSVSFQGEAFSVPVNKAKEVSARKATPERRRATSVRDSDGDQVENSRPGDQHRWPARIRQGNLVSSANSLTRSLDCSSGAEVRKKLSGFGSGDVLKAMQQSMIVESRRTSFDGRLSLDMGNADRMFPRTSDGNSAGHRSAFHCDGTSDTDSVSSGDASGLHECGVGGIAKLKNVPSGIVVSARFWQETNSRLRRLQDPGSPLSSSGSRIASSDKFVQSKRFSADSSISTSRTMASPIRGATRPASPSKVWTSSSPSPSKGMSSPSRVRPVSGSLTSSSNFSSSILSFSVDVRKGKMGEDRVVDAHMLRLLYNRYLQWRLVNARVDANSVVQRRNAEDIDSTDVAWCLYQKIIWNSWVTISELQHSVTLKRMKLLLLRQKLKLTSILKGQISYLEEWSLLDRDHASSLLGATEALRASTLRLPVIGKAIADVQKLKDAMGSAVDVMQAMASSICSLSLKVEEMNFLLAELVNVTAKEQLSMVQCKDYLSKLTAMQVKDCSLRTHILQKNHLLTP; encoded by the exons ATGGCGGTGGTGGCTGCCATTTCTGACCCACCAAACCCCAGCAACCTTTCTGATAACCCACCAttgccatcatcatcatcttcgtccTCTTCGACTCGGGCACCCGCAAAACCCTCTCTTTCGCGTGGCGACAGGGACAGCGGCAATGGCAGCCTCAATTCCCGAAGACCTAAATCCAGGCAGGTCTCTTCCAGATACCTCTCTCCTTCCCCTTCAGCTTCCACCGCAGCGACAGCAGCAGGCTCGACGCCGGCGGCTGCCTCCAGTTCTCGCCGATTCGCGTCTCCGGTTCTCTCTCGGTCCTCGAATTCGACGCCCTCGGCTTCCCCGCTTCCGAAACGGTCTCAGTCGGTGGACCGGAGGCGGCCGACGACGCCGACCCCCAGGCCAATCCCAAGGCCGAGTTCGCCAGCCCGTCAGGGCAATGCGGGCGAAGTTTCTGCAGCAGCGAAGATCCTGATTTCGTCGAAGAGGAGTTTGTCTGTGTCGTTTCAAGGCGAAGCCTTTTCAGTACCAGTGAATAAGGCCAAGGAAGTCTCGGCGAGGAAAGCGACCCCAGAGAGGAGGAGAGCAACTTCGGTGAGAGATTCAGATGGAGATCAAGTGGAGAATTCGAGGCCAGGGGATCAGcaccggtggccggcgaggatCCGGCAAGGGAATTTGGTTTCGAGTGCAAATTCCTTGACTCGGAGCTTGGATTGTTCGAGTGGGGCTGAGGTTAGGAAGAAGTTGAGTGGGTTTGGATCTGGGGATGTGCTCAAAGCAATGCAGCAATCAATGATTGTAGAGAGTAGACGGACGTCGTTTGATGGGAGATTAAGCTTGGATATGGGCAATGCTGATAGGATGTTTCCTAGAACGTCAGATGGGAATTCAGCGGGCCATCGATCGGCTTTTCATTGTGACGGTACTTCTGATACTGACAGTGTATCCTCTGGTGATGCTTCTGGTCTGCATGAGTGTGGCGTTGGTGGTATTGCCAAGCTGAAGAATGTCCCCAGCGGGATAGTTGTGTCGGCGAGGTTTTGGCAGGAAACTAACAGCAGGCTGAGGCGGTTGCAAGATCCTGGCTCGCCATTATCGAGTTCTGGGTCGAGAATAGCATCCTCTGACAAGTTTGTGCAGTCAAAGCGATTTAGTGCTGATAGCTCGATTTCAACATCAAGAACAATGGCCTCTCCCATTAGAGGGGCTACAAGGCCTGCCTCACCGAGTAAAGTATGGACTTCTTCTTCGCCATCCCCATCGAAAGGGATGTCCAGTCCTTCTCGGGTTAGACCGGTTTCTGGCAGCTTGACTAGTAGTTCTAATTTTAGTTCTTCAATTCTGAGTTTCTCTGTGGACGTTCGGAAAGGGAAGATGGGGGAGGATCGTGTTGTTGATGCACATATGCTTAGGCTTCTGTATAACCGTTACTTGCAGTGGCGACTTGTGAATGCAAGGGTTGATGCTAACTCTGTTGTACAGAGAAGAAATGCTGAG GATATAGATAGTACTGATGTAGCTTGGTGCTTGTACCAGAAAATTATATGGAATTCATGGGTAACCATCTCGGAACTACAACATTCTGTCACACTTAAAAGGATGAAGTTATTGCTGCTCAGGCAAAAGTTGAAGCTAACATCTATCTTGAAGGGACAA ATTTCCTATCTTGAAGAGTGGTCTCTCCTGGATAGAGATCATGCCAGTTCTTTGCTAGGGGCAACTGAAGCTCTGAGGGCAAGCACTCTTCGTCTTCCAGTCATTGGGAAAGCAATT GCCGACGTGCAGAAGCTGAAAGATGCAATGGGTTCAGCAGTTGATGTGATGCAGGCAATGGCATCCTCAATATGCTCACTTTCATTGAAG GTGGAGGAAATGAACTTCTTGTTGGCTGAACTTGTAAATGTCACAGCAAAGGAGCAGCTTTCCATGGTACAATGCAAGGACTATTTGTCCAAATTGACCGCTATGCAG GTGAAGGACTGTAGCTTGAGAACACATATATTACAAAAGAATCACCTACTGACGCCCTGA